A part of Rhipicephalus microplus isolate Deutch F79 chromosome 8, USDA_Rmic, whole genome shotgun sequence genomic DNA contains:
- the LOC119164223 gene encoding retinol dehydrogenase 7 isoform X2, translating to MKTRWMLFFALIYPVWQFWNRLPLLLELGTYFGSGFLVVMISFGTARYLSAKLFRSLVDGDGKAVLITELWAVVANAGVASHGLLEWASMPYIKKIFDVNVFGVVSVSKKFLPLLRKSKGRLVIMGSVLGRSTVPTGVVYCMSKHAIISLADGLRRECCDKGVYVATVEPTAYRTRILSDVGSMENTRKQLSILPRETLDDFSEEEIADWMKAASAIADLTRRDDINEVVDQMVLAVREAQPKPNYAAWGLWEPVFYLVCREAPAELIDFLLVVFRRVNRAGLIDGTWRLSRLWT from the exons ATGAAGACGAGATGGATGCTGTTCTTTGCACTCATCTATCCCGTCTGGCAGTTTTGGAACCGGCTGCCGTTACTGCTGGAGCTGGGAACCTACTTCGGCTCCGGGTTCCTAGTGGTAATGATTAGCTTCGGTACGGCGCGATACCTGTCGGCGAAACTTTTCAGGAGTCTGGTCGATGGAGACGGCAAGGCTGTCCTAATAACGG AGCTCTGGGCCGTGGTGGCGAACGCTGGTGTAGCGAGCCACGGCCTTCTGGAGTGGGCGAGCATGCCGTACATCAAGAAAATCTTTGACGTCAACGTTTTCGGTGTAGTCAGTGTTTCGAAGAAGTTCCTGCCTCTTCTGAGGAAATCAAAGGGCCGTCTTGTCATTATGGGAAGTGTTCTCG GTCGAAGCACTGTGCCAACTGGCGTCGTCTATTGTATGAGCAAGCACGCCATTATATCGCTAGCAGACGGACTACGCAGAGAATGTTGTGACAAGGGTGTGTACGTCGCCACTGTTGAGCCAACAGCGTACAG GACGCGGATCCTCTCTGACGTCGGTTCCATGGAGAATACCCGCAAGCAACTGAGCATCTTGCCCCGCGAGACTCTTGACGATTTCAGCGAGGAGGAAATCGCCGATTGGATGAAAGCTGCGTCGGCGATCGCCGATCTCACAAGGCGTGACGACATCAACGAGGTGGTCGACCAGATGGTACTCGCCGTCCGGGAGGCCCAACCGAAACCTAACTACGCAGCATGGGGCCTCTGGGAACCCGTCTTCTACTTAGTATGCCGGGAGGCACCGGCTGAGCTCATCGACTTCCTACTTGTAGTGTTCCGCAGGGTTAACAGAGCCGGCTTGATAGATGGAACTTGGAGGTTGTCTCGCCTATGGACCTAG
- the LOC119164223 gene encoding retinol dehydrogenase 7 isoform X1: protein MKTRWMLFFALIYPVWQFWNRLPLLLELGTYFGSGFLVVMISFGTARYLSAKLFRSLVDGDGKAVLITGCDTGFGNLLARRLSRDGFLVYAGCLQSSSEDACELAKEPNVRVLQMDVTKEEEIDSALDAVKSSLGEKKLWAVVANAGVASHGLLEWASMPYIKKIFDVNVFGVVSVSKKFLPLLRKSKGRLVIMGSVLGRSTVPTGVVYCMSKHAIISLADGLRRECCDKGVYVATVEPTAYRTRILSDVGSMENTRKQLSILPRETLDDFSEEEIADWMKAASAIADLTRRDDINEVVDQMVLAVREAQPKPNYAAWGLWEPVFYLVCREAPAELIDFLLVVFRRVNRAGLIDGTWRLSRLWT, encoded by the exons ATGAAGACGAGATGGATGCTGTTCTTTGCACTCATCTATCCCGTCTGGCAGTTTTGGAACCGGCTGCCGTTACTGCTGGAGCTGGGAACCTACTTCGGCTCCGGGTTCCTAGTGGTAATGATTAGCTTCGGTACGGCGCGATACCTGTCGGCGAAACTTTTCAGGAGTCTGGTCGATGGAGACGGCAAGGCTGTCCTAATAACGG GCTGCGACACGGGTTTCGGAAACCTGCTCGCTAGGCGGCTATCCCGCGATGGGTTCCTCGTGTACGCTGGTTGCCTGCAATCGTCGAGCGAAGACGCCTGCGAACTGGCTAAGGAGCCTAACGTACGCGTTCTCCAAATGGACGTCACCAAGGAAGAGGAGATCGACAGCGCCCTTGATGCTGTGAAGAGCTCTTTAGGAGAGAAAA AGCTCTGGGCCGTGGTGGCGAACGCTGGTGTAGCGAGCCACGGCCTTCTGGAGTGGGCGAGCATGCCGTACATCAAGAAAATCTTTGACGTCAACGTTTTCGGTGTAGTCAGTGTTTCGAAGAAGTTCCTGCCTCTTCTGAGGAAATCAAAGGGCCGTCTTGTCATTATGGGAAGTGTTCTCG GTCGAAGCACTGTGCCAACTGGCGTCGTCTATTGTATGAGCAAGCACGCCATTATATCGCTAGCAGACGGACTACGCAGAGAATGTTGTGACAAGGGTGTGTACGTCGCCACTGTTGAGCCAACAGCGTACAG GACGCGGATCCTCTCTGACGTCGGTTCCATGGAGAATACCCGCAAGCAACTGAGCATCTTGCCCCGCGAGACTCTTGACGATTTCAGCGAGGAGGAAATCGCCGATTGGATGAAAGCTGCGTCGGCGATCGCCGATCTCACAAGGCGTGACGACATCAACGAGGTGGTCGACCAGATGGTACTCGCCGTCCGGGAGGCCCAACCGAAACCTAACTACGCAGCATGGGGCCTCTGGGAACCCGTCTTCTACTTAGTATGCCGGGAGGCACCGGCTGAGCTCATCGACTTCCTACTTGTAGTGTTCCGCAGGGTTAACAGAGCCGGCTTGATAGATGGAACTTGGAGGTTGTCTCGCCTATGGACCTAG